A single Maniola hyperantus chromosome 11, iAphHyp1.2, whole genome shotgun sequence DNA region contains:
- the Tollo gene encoding toll-like receptor Tollo — translation MCLMWFTSAVLALSAVLPAWSASLSATTGARYQAPDECRWTTDDEDSGVALQCRLRTINSELENTNFSAIQPHLTVRLRLECSDALFFQSSLSPGSFRQLIELRELTIEYCKIGNLSDGAFTGLRELRNLTIRTHNTDWSTMSLEITPTAFSRDVQNLERLDLSENNMLTFPEGALCSLRNLEYLNVTGNRMRDISHFQFSTAHRHPTEKCGDNLLVLDLSRNVIDTLPPGLLSGLRRLQKLYLQGNGLNSVADRALEGLISLTTIRFSDNQLTSLPPELFSDTKELKEIYLNNNTITVLAPGLFSDLFQLLVLDLSYNELTSDWINTSTFSGLKRLVFLDFSHNRVSKMEIALFRDLHNLQILKMQDNFIEHISENVFSSLSNLHTLILSNNRLTNVESFSFIGLPVLSVLSIDSNRISKIHPHALRNCTSLQDLHINGNRLDEVPIALKEIPQLKTLDLGENLIVSIENASFMTMQQMYGLRLTENNIGNISKGVFDKMTSLKILNLSRNKIHKIEAGAFDGNINLQAIRLDGNYLTDIGGLFAKLPNLVWLNISDNRLEWFDYAMIPTGLQWLDIHANRIAELGNYFEIESQLSLSTFDASSNRLTEITGSAIPNSVEMLYLNDNLISKVQSYTFFKKPNLTRVDLYGNKITSLDPNSLRISAVPQDKSVPEFFIGGNPLECDCTMEWLQKINTGNRARTQPKLMDLDSIYCKLLYNRGNAYVPLVEAAPHQFLCKYDFHCFALCHCCDFDACDCEMTCPNNCTCYHDQSWSANVVECSNAGYINSLPERIPMEATQLYLDGNDIKVLPSHAFIGRKRLKILYLNSSHIENIHNRTFNGLKELEVLHLDYNSLTVVEGQEFDGLDNLRELYINNNKIKTIGKEMFNHMSRLKILHLHHNRLVTLTVWQINPAITSITLSENPWSCDCEYTEMFREWTKRVSSITDLSSIRCVYSKTNSSEIAMYNASIFNDTNSGFQISDENGTICTGLPSINNSINGNLTATKTIMTNEEVQDYIPLLCVALGAVLLVLVVITIVFKYRQPMRVWFHSKFGVRLFYKASDIDRDDREKLYDAFVSYSSKDEAWVTEKLAPVLERGDPPYKLYLHYRDFPVGGYVADNIIQAVESSRRTIMVLSENFIKSEWCRFEFKSAHHQVLRDRRKRLIVVILGEVPQKDLDPDIRLYLKTNTHFNWGDKLFWEKLRFALPDVPDKQRCRGMPSPGAGAVPMHRHHHPRNHLGALPPPPVHGAHPVLPPHPSHTQHQMPTRGSPRNLSVHV, via the coding sequence ATGTGTCTGATGTGGTTTACGAGCGCTGTATTGGCGCTTAGCGCTGTTTTGCCCGCTTGGAGCGCTTCTTTGTCGGCAACGACAGGGGCGCGTTATCAAGCGCCTGATGAATGCCGCTGGACTACTGACGACGAAGACTCCGGTGTTGCATTACAATGCCGATTAAGAACCATAAATAGCGAATTAGAAAACACTAACTTCAGTGCCATCCAACCACATCTCACTGTGCGACTGCGCCTTGAATGCAGCGATGCCCTTTTCTTTCAAAGCTCTCTCTCACCCGGGAGCTTTCGACAGCTAATAGAGTTGCGGGAACTAACAATTGAATACTGCAAAATAGGAAATCTTTCTGATGGGGCTTTCACCGGTCTCCGTGAACTTAGGAATCTGACTATAAGAACTCACAATACCGACTGGTCTACAATGTCACTAGAAATTACACCTACCGCATTTTCGAGAGATGTACAGAACCTGGAACGATTAGACCTCAGTGAAAATAATATGTTGACGTTTCCTGAGGGCGCGCTTTGCTCATTACGGAACCTGGAATATTTGAACGTAACTGGTAACAGAATGAGAGATATCagtcattttcaattttcaacagCACACCGACATCCAACAGAGAAATGTGGGGATAACTTATTAGTCCTAGACTTGTCGCGGAATGTTATCGATACCCTGCCACCGGGCCTCCTCTCAGGCTTAAGAAGACTGCAGAAATTGTACTTGCAAGGAAATGGTCTCAATTCTGTGGCAGATAGAGCTCTTGAAGGACTTATTTCGTTAACTACTATTAGATTTTCTGACAATCAGCTGACTAGCTTGCCACCTGAACTATTTAGTGATACGAAGGAATTAAAAgaaatttacttaaataacaatacaattaCAGTACTAGCGCCTGGATTATTTAGCGATCTGTTTCAACTACTAGTTTTGGATTTGTCTTACAACGAATTAACCTCAGATTGGATAAATACTTCCACATTTTCTGGATTAAAACGCCTAGTATTTCTAGACTTTTCTCATAACAGAGTGTCAAAAATGGAAATTGCACTATTTAGAGATTTACATAACCTACAAATACTGAAAATGCAAGATAATTTTATTGAGCACATTTCAGAAAACGTTTTTAGCTCGCTTAGCAATTTACATACGTTAATATTATCAAATAATAGACTCACAAACGTTGAAAGTTTTTCATTCATTGGCTTGCCGGTTTTATCTGTCTTATCCATTGACAGCAACCGCATTTCAAAAATACACCCGCATGCCTTGCGCAACTGCACTTCTTTACAAGATTTACACATAAATGGAAATCGATTAGACGAAGTTCCTATAGCCTTGAAAGAAATACCTCAATTGAAAACCCTAGATCTCGGAGAAAATTTAATAGTAAGCATCGAAAATGCTTCTTTTATGACAATGCAACAGATGTACGGATTGCGACTAACTGAAAACAATATTGGAAACATCAGCAAGGGCGTATTTGACAAAATGACATCACTGAAAATTTTAAACCTCTCTAgaaataaaattcacaaaatagaAGCCGGCGCTTTTGATGGAAATATTAACTTACAAGCAATAAGACTAGATGGAAATTACTTGACCGACATTGGCGGACTTTTCGCCAAGTTACCTAATTTGGTATGGTTGAACATTTCCGATAATCGCCTAGAATGGTTCGATTACGCTATGATTCCAACTGGATTGCAGTGGCTGGACATTCACGCTAACAGAATTGCTGAACTTGGGAATTACTTTGAAATTGAATCTCAGCTATCGCTTAGTACTTTCGACGCCAGTTCTAATAGGTTAACGGAGATTACTGGAAGTGCAATACCTAACTCTGTGGAGATGCTGTATTTGAATGACAATTTAATATCCAAAGTTCAGTCCTACACGTTCTTTAAGAAACCCAATTTAACTAGAGTGGATTTGTACGGAAACAAAATAACAAGTTTGGACCCGAACTCTTTAAGAATATCTGCTGTTCCGCAAGATAAATCAGTACCAGAGTTTTTTATTGGAGGAAATCCATTAGAATGCGACTGTACAATGGAGtggttacaaaaaataaatactgGAAATAGAGCTCGGACTCAACCTAAGTTAATGGACTTGGACAGCATTTACTGTAAATTGCTCTACAACCGTGGTAATGCATACGTACCATTAGTAGAAGCTGCTCCACACCAGTTTTTATGTAAATACGATTTCCATTGCTTTGCACTCTGTCACTGTTGTGATTTTGACGCATGTGACTGTGAAATGACATGCCCAAACAATTGCACTTGTTATCATGATCAGTCGTGGTCTGCCAACGTTGTGGAATGTTCTAATGCTGGATATATTAATTCATTACCTGAAAGAATACCAATGGAGGCCACGCAGCTGTATTTGGATGGCAATGATATAAAAGTTTTACCAAGTCACGCATTTATCGGCAGAAAAAGATTGAAAATACTGTATCTAAATTCATCACACATAGAGAACATTCACAATAGGACATTTAATGGATTAAAAGAATTAGAAGTTCTACACCTAGACTACAATAGCTTGACAGTGGTTGAAGGGCAAGAATTTGACGGCCTAGATAATTTACGTGAATTAtacataaacaataataaaatcaaaacaataGGAAAAGAAATGTTCAATCATATGTCACGGCTGAAAATACTACACCTTCATCATAACAGATTAGTAACGTTAACAGTGTGGCAAATCAATCCTGCAATTACTTCAATCACACTATCTGAAAACCCTTGGTCATGTGATTGTGAATATACGGAGATGTTTCGGGAATGGACTAAACGCGTAAGCTCCATAACCGATTTATCAAGCATACGATGTGTATATTCAAAAACTAACAGCTCAGAAATAGCAATGTACAATGCAAGCATATTCAATGACACAAACTCCGGCTTCCAAATCAGTGATGAAAATGGTACGATATGCACTGGATTACCAAGCATAAACAACAGTATAAATGGCAATTTGACAGCTACAAAAACCATTATGACTAATGAAGAAGTACAAGATTACATTCCGTTGCTTTGTGTAGCTCTAGGAGCAGTCCTACTAGTGTTAGTTGTGATTACGattgtttttaaatatagacAACCAATGAGAGTGTGGTTCCATTCCAAATTCGGTGTGCGGCTGTTctataaagcaagtgatatagaCCGTGACGATCGTGAAAAGCTATACGACGCTTTTGTGAGTTATAGTTCCAAAGACGAAGCCTGGGTGACTGAGAAACTAGCGCCAGTATTAGAACGCGGAGATCCTCCTTATAAACTGTACTTGCACTATCGTGACTTCCCAGTGGGTGGTTATGTGGCCGACAATATAATACAAGCAGTAGAATCGTCGCGTCGCACTATAATGGTGCTCAGTGAAAACTTCATAAAATCCGAATGGTGtcgttttgaatttaaatcagcCCATCATCAAGTGTTAAGAGATAGACGAAAAAGACTCATAGTAGTGATACTAGGTGAAGTGCCCCAAAAGGACCTAGATCCTGATATAAGACTGTACTTAAAGACTAATACGCATTTTAATTGGGGTGACAAATTGTTCTGGGAGAAACTACGATTCGCGTTACCCGATGTTCCTGATAAACAGAGGTGTCGGGGCATGCCGAGCCCGGGAGCCGGCGCCGTGCCAATGCATCGACATCATCACCCAAGAAACCATTTGGGTGCGTTACCACCGCCGCCGGTGCACGGCGCCCATCCCGTGCTGCCCCCACACCCCTCCCATACCCAACATCAGATGCCAACACGAGGCTCGCCTCGTAATCTCTCCGTCCATGTGTAG